The segment AAAGACACCGATGTCACATTCCATACCGATGCCGTCCAGGCGTATGGCGTTTTGCCGGTTGATGTGGAACAGTTGCATGTGGATTTATTGTCCGTATCCGCCCATAAACTGAATGGACCGAAAGGCATCGGCTTTTTATACCAGCGCAAAGGCACGCCGCTCGCTCCGTTATTATATGGCGGGGAACAGGAACGGAAACGCCGCGCAGGAACCGAAAATGTTCCGGCGATCACAGCGTTCGCCAAAGCGGTGGAAATTTCACTAGCAACGATGGAGCAGAAACAAGCTGCCTATCAGGGATATAAAAAAATCTTCAAAAACGTTCTCCGGGAGGAAGGCGTAGAATTCAAGGAAAACGGCATCAACCCTTTGCCGCATATCCTGAATCTCAGCCTGCCTGGGATCGAAATCGAGTCGTTCCTTGTGAACTTGGACCTTGCCGGAATTTCGGCGTCGAGCGGATCCGCCTGTACAGCGGGTTCGATCGACCCGTCGCATGTTCTGGTCGCCATGTACGGCGACCAGGCGGAAGAATTGCGGAATTCGATCCGCTTCAGTTTCGGCATCGGCTTGACCGAAGCACAAATAACAGAAGCTGCTGAAAAAACAGCTCAAATCAGTAAGCGCTTGGCGCTAAAATGAAAAGGTGATTATAAATGACTGCGAAAGCACCACAAGATATACGTGTTGTCGTCGGCATGTCCGGAGGGGTCGACTCTTCGGTTGCCGCGTATTTATTGAAAGAACAAGGCTATGACGTCATCGGAATCTTCATGAAAAACTGGGACGACACCGATGAAAACGGCGTCTGCACAGCGACGGATGATTATGAAGATGTGATCCGTGTCTGCAACCAAATCGGCATTCCGTATTATGCCGTCAACTTTGAAAAACAGTATTGGGACAAAGTGTTCACTTATTTCCTGGAAGAATACAAAGCCGGGCGCACGCCGAACCCAGACGTGATGTGCAATAAAGAAATCAAGTTCAAGGCATTCCTCGAGCATGCCCTTAGCCTCGGTGCGGATTATTTGGCGACCGGCCATTACGCACAAGTCGAGCATATGGAAAACGGCGAAACAAAAATGCTGCGCGGCAAAGACAATAACAAAGACCAGACGTATTTCCTGAACCAATTAAACCAGGAGCAATTGTCGAAAGTCATGTTCCCAATCGGCCATATGGAAAAGAAACGGGTGCGTGAAATCGCACTTGAAGCAGGGCTTGCCACAGCTACGAAAAAAGACTCAACCGGCATCTGCTTTATCGGCGAACGCAATTTCAAGGAATTCCTCGGCCAATATCTTCCGGCACAGCCTGGCTCAATGGAAACGCTTGACGGCGTGAAAAAAGGAAGCCATGATGGCTTGATGTATTACACCATCGGCCAGCGTCAAGGCCTCGGCATTGGCGGAGCAGGAGATCCGTGGTTTGTGATCGGCAAAGATTTGGAAAAGAATATTTTGTATGTCGGCCAGAATATCAATCATGAAGCGCTGTTCTCTGACAGCTTGACTGCAGTGAACTTGAGTTTTACATCTGATACGGCACCGACGGGAACATTAAAATGCACAGCGAAATTCCGTTACCGCCAAGCAGATGTTGGCGTAACAGTTGAATTTAAAGGCGAAGAAGCCATTGTGACATTTGACGAGCCCGTCCGTGCTATTACACCAGGACAAGCGGTTGTTTTTTATGACGGCGAAGAATGCCTGGGCGGCGGAACCATCGACCGCGTCTTTAAAAACGGCGCTCGTCTGGAATATGTAGGTTAATAGGAGAGACAATGATGAATTATAACGAAATCGGCATTCAAGCCCTTCAAGAAGGAAATACCGAAGAAGCGATCAAAGCTTTTACGCAGGCGATTGAAGAAGAACCGAACAATCCGCTAGGCTATATCAACTTCGGCCATGTATTGACGTCTATGGACGATGTAGAGCGGGCAGAGCGTTTTTTCCAAAAAGCGATTGTGCTGGATGAAACTTCGGCTACCGCATATTACGGCCTGGCCAATTTGTATTTCAATGGGGAACGCTATGCGGAAGCATTGAAATTATATGAAAAAGCAGTGCAATACGGCCTTGAAGGAGCGGACGCGCATTTCATGATCGGCAAATGCTTCGAGAAATTGGAGCAGCCGAAACTGGCGCTTCCGTACCTTCAGCGTGCGGTCGAATTAGACCCGGCTGATGTGCAAGCGCGCCTGAGCTACGGCATAACGCTTGCTTCCATGGAATTGTTCGAGCTGGCGGAACCGCAGTTTTTGCAGGTTCTGGAGCAGGATCCGGATCACGCGGATGCGCATTATAACCTCGGTGTTCTTTACGCGGTATCCACAGACCGCGTCCAAGATGCCATGCACCATTTGAAACAAGCTTATACACTTGATGACCGCAATGAAATGGCGCGTTATGCGTATGATATGATTGCTACAAAACTACAATAAAACTGTGAAAGGAGACGGCAGATATGACCGGACAAATTGATTTATTCCATGAAGAAGCACAATTCGTGTTAGGCCGGCCCGTCGTCTCGATTTTTCACAATCCCCAAAATTTATTTTCCATCGCCAAAGTGAAAATCCAGGAAACCAACACCTCCTATCCAGAAAAGGAAATCATCGTTTCTGGCTATTTCCCGAAACTGTCGCTTGAGGAACAATACCGTTTTACGGGGGCTGTGAAAAATCATCCGAAATATGGTGTTCAGTTCCAAGTGAAAACTTTTACAAAAGAAGTTCCGGAAACCGAACAAGGAATCATCCATTATTTGTCGAGTGATATGTTCAATGGCATCGGCCGCAAAACAGCGGAGACGATTGTCAAAAAACTCGGTAAAGAGGCCATCAAAAAGATTCTGGAAGACCCGGAAGCGCTCGATGCAGTGCCGCGTTTATCCGATGACAAAAAAGATACGATCCGCTCGACGCTGCAGATGAACCTGGGGCTGGAGCGAGTCATGATCCAGTTGAATGACTGGGGATTCGGCCCTCAAGTCGGCATGCGCATTTACCAGGCGTACCGGGAAGAAACGATCGATATTTTAACGAAGAACCCTTACCGGTTGATCGAAGAAATTGAAGGAATCGGGTTCCAGCGCGCCGATGAACTTGGCGCGAAACTCGGCATTACGGGAAGCCATCCGGACCGCATCAAAGCTTCGATTCTTCATTTATTGAACCAGGCTTCGCTGTCGGAAGGCCATGTTTATGTCGATGCCAAAACGCTGATTCCGCTTG is part of the Planococcus shenhongbingii genome and harbors:
- a CDS encoding tetratricopeptide repeat protein, giving the protein MNYNEIGIQALQEGNTEEAIKAFTQAIEEEPNNPLGYINFGHVLTSMDDVERAERFFQKAIVLDETSATAYYGLANLYFNGERYAEALKLYEKAVQYGLEGADAHFMIGKCFEKLEQPKLALPYLQRAVELDPADVQARLSYGITLASMELFELAEPQFLQVLEQDPDHADAHYNLGVLYAVSTDRVQDAMHHLKQAYTLDDRNEMARYAYDMIATKLQ
- a CDS encoding cysteine desulfurase family protein; translation: MNRIYLDHAATSPMHPEVADVFSQALGTVFGNPSSIHGTGRIARKALDDARRIFAKSINANDPEIIFTSGGTEADNFAIFGTAAKKQGKHIITSTIEHHAVLHACAKLESDGYDVTYLPVDKNGLVRAEDVKNALRDDTILVTIMLGNNEIGTIQPIAEIGELLKDTDVTFHTDAVQAYGVLPVDVEQLHVDLLSVSAHKLNGPKGIGFLYQRKGTPLAPLLYGGEQERKRRAGTENVPAITAFAKAVEISLATMEQKQAAYQGYKKIFKNVLREEGVEFKENGINPLPHILNLSLPGIEIESFLVNLDLAGISASSGSACTAGSIDPSHVLVAMYGDQAEELRNSIRFSFGIGLTEAQITEAAEKTAQISKRLALK
- the mnmA gene encoding tRNA 2-thiouridine(34) synthase MnmA, coding for MTAKAPQDIRVVVGMSGGVDSSVAAYLLKEQGYDVIGIFMKNWDDTDENGVCTATDDYEDVIRVCNQIGIPYYAVNFEKQYWDKVFTYFLEEYKAGRTPNPDVMCNKEIKFKAFLEHALSLGADYLATGHYAQVEHMENGETKMLRGKDNNKDQTYFLNQLNQEQLSKVMFPIGHMEKKRVREIALEAGLATATKKDSTGICFIGERNFKEFLGQYLPAQPGSMETLDGVKKGSHDGLMYYTIGQRQGLGIGGAGDPWFVIGKDLEKNILYVGQNINHEALFSDSLTAVNLSFTSDTAPTGTLKCTAKFRYRQADVGVTVEFKGEEAIVTFDEPVRAITPGQAVVFYDGEECLGGGTIDRVFKNGARLEYVG